A single window of Alosa alosa isolate M-15738 ecotype Scorff River chromosome 11, AALO_Geno_1.1, whole genome shotgun sequence DNA harbors:
- the LOC125303598 gene encoding uncharacterized protein LOC125303598 isoform X3, with translation MDLKTNSDTSHLGSMETDDGIISVQFLEFKTSLLDVVQELHIRRDAETRYEEQINKLVLEKQELEWQKESVQHQISSVTNQHNEALDTVKKRFQAQIGSLEEDKGRHQLTAELREKEMISLKEELKTLQLCKYSMEKKLSELEQKLELQTESKDGHLKQLGEVEQRFGTVSRQCTILKQAHDRLQQNVEEAIKINKKITTVNKSQESKINTLTQDVKRLQGELIKARVSSAYQSGKESSSLRERERQIQQLQQRLQMEMELNSKLQYENDAAHLEKQGVMNSLQQAQQLVHTQTLALSRSEAELLTQREEYQALKRQHELVLEEAKGKEEGFGHLKEECKNDNILWEIEKQALQQQIQSQEEKLRSVKEAYEHLHHKHKQLSAARLQADHRHSLEYGPMYSTDGDSEVADGQQPTDAHSKRVSSDEQIDPVRAEQNCTQGNDTTNSEAEPDKIIEAAEAQEMAADSFPSRPHSDFHVETQPAQADTPPPYHPDAEENRQSCPLDHSGLGQTGSPVAPVLPKSVAKDGSDDPVVSEPTNPNVNQAPGLYEHNQSSASLNVDELPVADKSSSDSSSRGMVHWSGELSVAETSSVYGAENDPVAGGKGEVGVQQTLCTPEARHPQSPDKGSDSQAVAPAQGTVCTETQPQTPAAEAAPHNASTSQTAGECETVASAPETDQARQFTGDGPIKVAASAQLDNNSADIPQGLHTPISQSQQPAEPSSSQCLDQPQNDFSHLALQSRDDLSSCVPEAKHLHIQNEECLPVTREKVEAVQGVNPEKHVPAVTADAKCSYVSPNMGSPELFPPTSSAVEADPPQVARPSEETRSSDGQEHQGSIPADAQVTPQTSNAEAEGDERSPSRAADHRGAPGTKPHRSSFVWGGALPKSLPLLMGSHGAEGSPGDTQGSAVCTVSTAAPGPAVSEHRSTTPHWRFLEVPSTLSAPIFQQDRLNKRDSAANARSAGGSDGCGIHPGHKRDQQETWNVIRQSLSEMAVGMESRVSIAFSAPASGTPAAAPLPGGNRLRQDCPPSRSLIHPRHQSLTTTQSSQAKQEWPSDDIRAQIAKIEQFLSSEGVPSVQANICSRHCLLLLS, from the exons ATGGATCTGAAAACGAATTCAGACACAAGTCACCTGGGTTCCATG GAAACAGACGATGGCATTATTTCAGTTCAATTCCTAGAATTTAAAACAAGTCTTCTGGATGTGGTACAAGAGCTACACATTAGGAGG GATGCGGAAACTCGATATGAGGAACAGATCAATAAACTGGTCCTGGAGAAGCAAGAATTGGAGTGGCAAAAG GAATCTGTCCAGCACCAGATCAGCTCAGTGACCAATCAGCATAATGAGGCTCTTGATACTGTGAAGAAAAGG TTTCAGGCCCAAATTGGAAGCCTGGAGGAAGATAAG ggaAGGCACCAGCTCACTGCCGAGTtgagagaaaaggagatgaTCAGTCTTAAGGAGGAGCTCAAAACATTGCAG CTGTGCAAGTACAGTATGGAAAAGAAGTTGAGCGAACTG GAGCAGAAGCTTGAGCTGCAGACAGAGAGTAAAGACGGCCACCTGAAGCAGCTGGGGGAGGTAGAGCAGCGCTTCGGGACGGTGTCGCGCCAGTGCACCATCCTCAAGCAGGCCCACGACAGACTGCAGCAGAACG tGGAAGAGGCCATCAAAATCAACAAGAAGATTACTACTGTGAATAAAAGTCAAgaatcaaaaataaatacattaaccCAG GATGTGAAGAGGCTGCAGGGCGAGCTGATCAAGGCGAGGGTGTCGTCTGCGTACCAGTCGGGAAAGGAGAGCTCCAGCCTCCGAGAGCGCGAGCGGCAGATCCAGCAGCTTCAGCAGCGGCTGCAGATG GAAATGGAGCTGAACAGCAAACTTCAGTATGAGAATGATGCTGCTCACTTGGAAAAACAG ggagtgaTGAACTCCCTGCAGCAGGCCCAGCAGTTggtgcacacacagaccctgGCTCTCAGTCGATCTGAGGCGGAGCTCCTCACTCAGAGAGAGGAGTATCAG GCCCTTAAAAGACAGCACGAGCTGGTTCTGGAAGAAGCCAAGGGGAAGGAGGAAGGATTTGGTCATCTGAAGGAGGAGTGCAAGAATGACAACATCCTGTGGGAAATAGAG AAACAGGCGCTGCAGCAGCAGATCCAGAGCCAGGAGGAGAAGCTGCGCTCAGTGAAGGAGGCCTATGAGCATCTCCACCACAAGCACAAGCAGCTCTCCGCCGCCAGGCTACAGGCTGACCACAGACACAGCCTGGAG TATGGACCGATGTACAGCACAGATGGAGACAGTGAGGTTGCTGATGGCCAGCAGCCAACAGATGCACACAGTAAACGTGTATCCTCTGACGAGCAGATTGATCCTGTCAGGGCAGAACAAAACTGTACACAAGGGAATGACACTACAAATTCTGAAGCTGAGCCAG ATAAAATCATTGAAGCCGCTGAGGCTCAGGAGATGGCAGCAGACAGCTTTCCTTCCAGGCCACACTCGGACTTTCATGTCGAGACTCAGCCTGCCCAAGCTGATACACCACCACCTTACCACCCGGATGCGGAAGAAAACAGACAGAGTTGCCCCCTTGACCATTCGGGACTCGGACAGACAGGAAGTCCCGTTGCCCCAGTTCTGCCCAAATCTGTTGCCAAAGATGGATCGGATGATCCAGTGGTAAGCGAGCCAACAAATCCCAACGTCAACCAAGCCCCTGGCCTCTATGAGCACAATCAGTCCAGCGCCTCACTGAATGTTGATGAGCTGCCTGTGGCAGACAAAAGCAGCAGTGACAGCAGCAGTAGAGGTATGGTCCACTGGAGTGGAGAGCTATCTGTAGCTGAGACCAGCTCTGTTTATGGTGCTGAGAATGACCCTGTGGCTGGAGGGAAGGGGGAGGTGGGAGTGCAGCAGACTCTGTGTACCCCTGAGGCAAGACATCCCCAGTCACCAGATAAGGGCTCAGACAGTCAGGCAGTCGCTCCAGCACAGGGCACGGTCTGCACAGAGACCCAGCCCCAGACACCAGCGGCAGAAGCCGCGCCACACAATGCTTCCACCTCCCAAACAGCAGGTGAGTGTGAAACCGTTGCCTCAGCCCCTGAAACAGATCAGGCACGTCAGTTTACCGGTGATGGGCCTATCAAGGTTGCCGCTTCCGCACAGCTGGACAACAACAGCGCTGATATTCCCCAAGGTCTACACACACCCATCTCACAATCACAGCAGCCAGCTGAGCCAAGCTCCTCACAATGTCTGGACCAACCACAGAATGACTTCTCCCATCTTGCTCTGCAGTCTAGAGATGACCTGAGCAGCTGTGTCCCAGAGGCAAAACATCTCCATATCCAGAATGAAGAATGCTTACCTGTGACTAGAGAGAAAGTGGAAGCAGTCCAAGGGGTCAACCCTGAGAAGCATGTTCCAGCTGTAACCGCAGACGCTAAATGCAGCTATGTCTCCCCTAACATGGGCTCCCCTGAATTATTCCCTCCAACATCCTCTGCCGTGGAAGCAGACCCACCACAAGTAGCCAGGCCCTCTGAAGAAACGCGTTCCAGTGACGGCCAAGAGCACCAGGGCAGCATTCCTGCAGACGCTCAAGTCACACCTCAGACGTCAAACGCTGAAGCGGAGGGCGACGAGAGGTCACCTTCTCGAGCGGCGGACCATCGAGGTGCCCCGGGGACAAAGCCGCACAGGTCCTCCTTTGTGTGGGGGGGTGCGCTGCCTAAAAGCCTGCCGCTGCTGATGGGTTCACACGGCGCGGAGGGCTCTCCCGGTGACACCCAGGGCAGTGCTGTCTGCACCGTGTCCACGGCGGCTCCAGGGCCTGCCGTGTCAGAGCACAGATccacaacaccacactggagATTCCTGGAAGTTCCCTCCACCCTCTCAGCCCCTATCTTTCAGCAAGACAGACTTAACAAAAGAG ATTCAGCAGCTAATGCAAGAAGTGCAGGAGGGTCAGATGGCTGTGGCATCCACCCAGGCCACAAACGAGACCAGCAGGAGACCTGGAATGTCATCAGACAGAGCCTCAGTGAGATGGCCGTGGGGATG GAGAGCAGAGTGTCCATCGCCTTCAGTGCCCCAGCGAGTGGCACGCCAGCGGCAGCACCTCTCCCCGGGGGTAATCGTTTGCGACAGGATTGTCCTCCCTCCAGATCCCTCATCCACCCACGCCATCAGAGCCTCACAACGACGCAGAGCTCTCAGGCCAAACAAGAGTGGCCGAGTGACGACATCCGAGCCCAGATAGCAAAGATTGAGCAGTTTTTGAGCTCAGAGGGG
- the LOC125303598 gene encoding uncharacterized protein LOC125303598 isoform X2 encodes MDLKTNSDTSHLGSMETDDGIISVQFLEFKTSLLDVVQELHIRRDAETRYEEQINKLVLEKQELEWQKESVQHQISSVTNQHNEALDTVKKRFQAQIGSLEEDKGRHQLTAELREKEMISLKEELKTLQLCKYSMEKKLSELSQEQKLELQTESKDGHLKQLGEVEQRFGTVSRQCTILKQAHDRLQQNVEEAIKINKKITTVNKSQESKINTLTQDVKRLQGELIKARVSSAYQSGKESSSLRERERQIQQLQQRLQMEMELNSKLQYENDAAHLEKQGVMNSLQQAQQLVHTQTLALSRSEAELLTQREEYQALKRQHELVLEEAKGKEEGFGHLKEECKNDNILWEIEKQALQQQIQSQEEKLRSVKEAYEHLHHKHKQLSAARLQADHRHSLEYGPMYSTDGDSEVADGQQPTDAHSKRVSSDEQIDPVRAEQNCTQGNDTTNSEAEPDKIIEAAEAQEMAADSFPSRPHSDFHVETQPAQADTPPPYHPDAEENRQSCPLDHSGLGQTGSPVAPVLPKSVAKDGSDDPVVSEPTNPNVNQAPGLYEHNQSSASLNVDELPVADKSSSDSSSRGMVHWSGELSVAETSSVYGAENDPVAGGKGEVGVQQTLCTPEARHPQSPDKGSDSQAVAPAQGTVCTETQPQTPAAEAAPHNASTSQTAGECETVASAPETDQARQFTGDGPIKVAASAQLDNNSADIPQGLHTPISQSQQPAEPSSSQCLDQPQNDFSHLALQSRDDLSSCVPEAKHLHIQNEECLPVTREKVEAVQGVNPEKHVPAVTADAKCSYVSPNMGSPELFPPTSSAVEADPPQVARPSEETRSSDGQEHQGSIPADAQVTPQTSNAEAEGDERSPSRAADHRGAPGTKPHRSSFVWGGALPKSLPLLMGSHGAEGSPGDTQGSAVCTVSTAAPGPAVSEHRSTTPHWRFLEVPSTLSAPIFQQDRLNKRDSAANARSAGGSDGCGIHPGHKRDQQETWNVIRQSLSEMAVGMESRVSIAFSAPASGTPAAAPLPGGNRLRQDCPPSRSLIHPRHQSLTTTQSSQAKQEWPSDDIRAQIAKIEQFLSSEGVSLPKKSKIEEKEDVEL; translated from the exons ATGGATCTGAAAACGAATTCAGACACAAGTCACCTGGGTTCCATG GAAACAGACGATGGCATTATTTCAGTTCAATTCCTAGAATTTAAAACAAGTCTTCTGGATGTGGTACAAGAGCTACACATTAGGAGG GATGCGGAAACTCGATATGAGGAACAGATCAATAAACTGGTCCTGGAGAAGCAAGAATTGGAGTGGCAAAAG GAATCTGTCCAGCACCAGATCAGCTCAGTGACCAATCAGCATAATGAGGCTCTTGATACTGTGAAGAAAAGG TTTCAGGCCCAAATTGGAAGCCTGGAGGAAGATAAG ggaAGGCACCAGCTCACTGCCGAGTtgagagaaaaggagatgaTCAGTCTTAAGGAGGAGCTCAAAACATTGCAG CTGTGCAAGTACAGTATGGAAAAGAAGTTGAGCGAACTG TCCCAGGAGCAGAAGCTTGAGCTGCAGACAGAGAGTAAAGACGGCCACCTGAAGCAGCTGGGGGAGGTAGAGCAGCGCTTCGGGACGGTGTCGCGCCAGTGCACCATCCTCAAGCAGGCCCACGACAGACTGCAGCAGAACG tGGAAGAGGCCATCAAAATCAACAAGAAGATTACTACTGTGAATAAAAGTCAAgaatcaaaaataaatacattaaccCAG GATGTGAAGAGGCTGCAGGGCGAGCTGATCAAGGCGAGGGTGTCGTCTGCGTACCAGTCGGGAAAGGAGAGCTCCAGCCTCCGAGAGCGCGAGCGGCAGATCCAGCAGCTTCAGCAGCGGCTGCAGATG GAAATGGAGCTGAACAGCAAACTTCAGTATGAGAATGATGCTGCTCACTTGGAAAAACAG ggagtgaTGAACTCCCTGCAGCAGGCCCAGCAGTTggtgcacacacagaccctgGCTCTCAGTCGATCTGAGGCGGAGCTCCTCACTCAGAGAGAGGAGTATCAG GCCCTTAAAAGACAGCACGAGCTGGTTCTGGAAGAAGCCAAGGGGAAGGAGGAAGGATTTGGTCATCTGAAGGAGGAGTGCAAGAATGACAACATCCTGTGGGAAATAGAG AAACAGGCGCTGCAGCAGCAGATCCAGAGCCAGGAGGAGAAGCTGCGCTCAGTGAAGGAGGCCTATGAGCATCTCCACCACAAGCACAAGCAGCTCTCCGCCGCCAGGCTACAGGCTGACCACAGACACAGCCTGGAG TATGGACCGATGTACAGCACAGATGGAGACAGTGAGGTTGCTGATGGCCAGCAGCCAACAGATGCACACAGTAAACGTGTATCCTCTGACGAGCAGATTGATCCTGTCAGGGCAGAACAAAACTGTACACAAGGGAATGACACTACAAATTCTGAAGCTGAGCCAG ATAAAATCATTGAAGCCGCTGAGGCTCAGGAGATGGCAGCAGACAGCTTTCCTTCCAGGCCACACTCGGACTTTCATGTCGAGACTCAGCCTGCCCAAGCTGATACACCACCACCTTACCACCCGGATGCGGAAGAAAACAGACAGAGTTGCCCCCTTGACCATTCGGGACTCGGACAGACAGGAAGTCCCGTTGCCCCAGTTCTGCCCAAATCTGTTGCCAAAGATGGATCGGATGATCCAGTGGTAAGCGAGCCAACAAATCCCAACGTCAACCAAGCCCCTGGCCTCTATGAGCACAATCAGTCCAGCGCCTCACTGAATGTTGATGAGCTGCCTGTGGCAGACAAAAGCAGCAGTGACAGCAGCAGTAGAGGTATGGTCCACTGGAGTGGAGAGCTATCTGTAGCTGAGACCAGCTCTGTTTATGGTGCTGAGAATGACCCTGTGGCTGGAGGGAAGGGGGAGGTGGGAGTGCAGCAGACTCTGTGTACCCCTGAGGCAAGACATCCCCAGTCACCAGATAAGGGCTCAGACAGTCAGGCAGTCGCTCCAGCACAGGGCACGGTCTGCACAGAGACCCAGCCCCAGACACCAGCGGCAGAAGCCGCGCCACACAATGCTTCCACCTCCCAAACAGCAGGTGAGTGTGAAACCGTTGCCTCAGCCCCTGAAACAGATCAGGCACGTCAGTTTACCGGTGATGGGCCTATCAAGGTTGCCGCTTCCGCACAGCTGGACAACAACAGCGCTGATATTCCCCAAGGTCTACACACACCCATCTCACAATCACAGCAGCCAGCTGAGCCAAGCTCCTCACAATGTCTGGACCAACCACAGAATGACTTCTCCCATCTTGCTCTGCAGTCTAGAGATGACCTGAGCAGCTGTGTCCCAGAGGCAAAACATCTCCATATCCAGAATGAAGAATGCTTACCTGTGACTAGAGAGAAAGTGGAAGCAGTCCAAGGGGTCAACCCTGAGAAGCATGTTCCAGCTGTAACCGCAGACGCTAAATGCAGCTATGTCTCCCCTAACATGGGCTCCCCTGAATTATTCCCTCCAACATCCTCTGCCGTGGAAGCAGACCCACCACAAGTAGCCAGGCCCTCTGAAGAAACGCGTTCCAGTGACGGCCAAGAGCACCAGGGCAGCATTCCTGCAGACGCTCAAGTCACACCTCAGACGTCAAACGCTGAAGCGGAGGGCGACGAGAGGTCACCTTCTCGAGCGGCGGACCATCGAGGTGCCCCGGGGACAAAGCCGCACAGGTCCTCCTTTGTGTGGGGGGGTGCGCTGCCTAAAAGCCTGCCGCTGCTGATGGGTTCACACGGCGCGGAGGGCTCTCCCGGTGACACCCAGGGCAGTGCTGTCTGCACCGTGTCCACGGCGGCTCCAGGGCCTGCCGTGTCAGAGCACAGATccacaacaccacactggagATTCCTGGAAGTTCCCTCCACCCTCTCAGCCCCTATCTTTCAGCAAGACAGACTTAACAAAAGAG ATTCAGCAGCTAATGCAAGAAGTGCAGGAGGGTCAGATGGCTGTGGCATCCACCCAGGCCACAAACGAGACCAGCAGGAGACCTGGAATGTCATCAGACAGAGCCTCAGTGAGATGGCCGTGGGGATG GAGAGCAGAGTGTCCATCGCCTTCAGTGCCCCAGCGAGTGGCACGCCAGCGGCAGCACCTCTCCCCGGGGGTAATCGTTTGCGACAGGATTGTCCTCCCTCCAGATCCCTCATCCACCCACGCCATCAGAGCCTCACAACGACGCAGAGCTCTCAGGCCAAACAAGAGTGGCCGAGTGACGACATCCGAGCCCAGATAGCAAAGATTGAGCAGTTTTTGAGCTCAGAGGGGGTAAGCCTTCCCAAAAAGTCCAAAATAGAGGAAAAAGAAGATGTTGAGttatga
- the LOC125303598 gene encoding uncharacterized protein LOC125303598 isoform X1, with product MDLKTNSDTSHLGSMETDDGIISVQFLEFKTSLLDVVQELHIRRDAETRYEEQINKLVLEKQELEWQKESVQHQISSVTNQHNEALDTVKKRFQAQIGSLEEDKGRHQLTAELREKEMISLKEELKTLQLCKYSMEKKLSELSQEQKLELQTESKDGHLKQLGEVEQRFGTVSRQCTILKQAHDRLQQNVEEAIKINKKITTVNKSQESKINTLTQDVKRLQGELIKARVSSAYQSGKESSSLRERERQIQQLQQRLQMEMELNSKLQYENDAAHLEKQGVMNSLQQAQQLVHTQTLALSRSEAELLTQREEYQALKRQHELVLEEAKGKEEGFGHLKEECKNDNILWEIEKQALQQQIQSQEEKLRSVKEAYEHLHHKHKQLSAARLQADHRHSLEYGPMYSTDGDSEVADGQQPTDAHSKRVSSDEQIDPVRAEQNCTQGNDTTNSEAEPDKIIEAAEAQEMAADSFPSRPHSDFHVETQPAQADTPPPYHPDAEENRQSCPLDHSGLGQTGSPVAPVLPKSVAKDGSDDPVVSEPTNPNVNQAPGLYEHNQSSASLNVDELPVADKSSSDSSSRGMVHWSGELSVAETSSVYGAENDPVAGGKGEVGVQQTLCTPEARHPQSPDKGSDSQAVAPAQGTVCTETQPQTPAAEAAPHNASTSQTAGECETVASAPETDQARQFTGDGPIKVAASAQLDNNSADIPQGLHTPISQSQQPAEPSSSQCLDQPQNDFSHLALQSRDDLSSCVPEAKHLHIQNEECLPVTREKVEAVQGVNPEKHVPAVTADAKCSYVSPNMGSPELFPPTSSAVEADPPQVARPSEETRSSDGQEHQGSIPADAQVTPQTSNAEAEGDERSPSRAADHRGAPGTKPHRSSFVWGGALPKSLPLLMGSHGAEGSPGDTQGSAVCTVSTAAPGPAVSEHRSTTPHWRFLEVPSTLSAPIFQQDRLNKRDSAANARSAGGSDGCGIHPGHKRDQQETWNVIRQSLSEMAVGMESRVSIAFSAPASGTPAAAPLPGGNRLRQDCPPSRSLIHPRHQSLTTTQSSQAKQEWPSDDIRAQIAKIEQFLSSEGVPSVQANICSRHCLLLLS from the exons ATGGATCTGAAAACGAATTCAGACACAAGTCACCTGGGTTCCATG GAAACAGACGATGGCATTATTTCAGTTCAATTCCTAGAATTTAAAACAAGTCTTCTGGATGTGGTACAAGAGCTACACATTAGGAGG GATGCGGAAACTCGATATGAGGAACAGATCAATAAACTGGTCCTGGAGAAGCAAGAATTGGAGTGGCAAAAG GAATCTGTCCAGCACCAGATCAGCTCAGTGACCAATCAGCATAATGAGGCTCTTGATACTGTGAAGAAAAGG TTTCAGGCCCAAATTGGAAGCCTGGAGGAAGATAAG ggaAGGCACCAGCTCACTGCCGAGTtgagagaaaaggagatgaTCAGTCTTAAGGAGGAGCTCAAAACATTGCAG CTGTGCAAGTACAGTATGGAAAAGAAGTTGAGCGAACTG TCCCAGGAGCAGAAGCTTGAGCTGCAGACAGAGAGTAAAGACGGCCACCTGAAGCAGCTGGGGGAGGTAGAGCAGCGCTTCGGGACGGTGTCGCGCCAGTGCACCATCCTCAAGCAGGCCCACGACAGACTGCAGCAGAACG tGGAAGAGGCCATCAAAATCAACAAGAAGATTACTACTGTGAATAAAAGTCAAgaatcaaaaataaatacattaaccCAG GATGTGAAGAGGCTGCAGGGCGAGCTGATCAAGGCGAGGGTGTCGTCTGCGTACCAGTCGGGAAAGGAGAGCTCCAGCCTCCGAGAGCGCGAGCGGCAGATCCAGCAGCTTCAGCAGCGGCTGCAGATG GAAATGGAGCTGAACAGCAAACTTCAGTATGAGAATGATGCTGCTCACTTGGAAAAACAG ggagtgaTGAACTCCCTGCAGCAGGCCCAGCAGTTggtgcacacacagaccctgGCTCTCAGTCGATCTGAGGCGGAGCTCCTCACTCAGAGAGAGGAGTATCAG GCCCTTAAAAGACAGCACGAGCTGGTTCTGGAAGAAGCCAAGGGGAAGGAGGAAGGATTTGGTCATCTGAAGGAGGAGTGCAAGAATGACAACATCCTGTGGGAAATAGAG AAACAGGCGCTGCAGCAGCAGATCCAGAGCCAGGAGGAGAAGCTGCGCTCAGTGAAGGAGGCCTATGAGCATCTCCACCACAAGCACAAGCAGCTCTCCGCCGCCAGGCTACAGGCTGACCACAGACACAGCCTGGAG TATGGACCGATGTACAGCACAGATGGAGACAGTGAGGTTGCTGATGGCCAGCAGCCAACAGATGCACACAGTAAACGTGTATCCTCTGACGAGCAGATTGATCCTGTCAGGGCAGAACAAAACTGTACACAAGGGAATGACACTACAAATTCTGAAGCTGAGCCAG ATAAAATCATTGAAGCCGCTGAGGCTCAGGAGATGGCAGCAGACAGCTTTCCTTCCAGGCCACACTCGGACTTTCATGTCGAGACTCAGCCTGCCCAAGCTGATACACCACCACCTTACCACCCGGATGCGGAAGAAAACAGACAGAGTTGCCCCCTTGACCATTCGGGACTCGGACAGACAGGAAGTCCCGTTGCCCCAGTTCTGCCCAAATCTGTTGCCAAAGATGGATCGGATGATCCAGTGGTAAGCGAGCCAACAAATCCCAACGTCAACCAAGCCCCTGGCCTCTATGAGCACAATCAGTCCAGCGCCTCACTGAATGTTGATGAGCTGCCTGTGGCAGACAAAAGCAGCAGTGACAGCAGCAGTAGAGGTATGGTCCACTGGAGTGGAGAGCTATCTGTAGCTGAGACCAGCTCTGTTTATGGTGCTGAGAATGACCCTGTGGCTGGAGGGAAGGGGGAGGTGGGAGTGCAGCAGACTCTGTGTACCCCTGAGGCAAGACATCCCCAGTCACCAGATAAGGGCTCAGACAGTCAGGCAGTCGCTCCAGCACAGGGCACGGTCTGCACAGAGACCCAGCCCCAGACACCAGCGGCAGAAGCCGCGCCACACAATGCTTCCACCTCCCAAACAGCAGGTGAGTGTGAAACCGTTGCCTCAGCCCCTGAAACAGATCAGGCACGTCAGTTTACCGGTGATGGGCCTATCAAGGTTGCCGCTTCCGCACAGCTGGACAACAACAGCGCTGATATTCCCCAAGGTCTACACACACCCATCTCACAATCACAGCAGCCAGCTGAGCCAAGCTCCTCACAATGTCTGGACCAACCACAGAATGACTTCTCCCATCTTGCTCTGCAGTCTAGAGATGACCTGAGCAGCTGTGTCCCAGAGGCAAAACATCTCCATATCCAGAATGAAGAATGCTTACCTGTGACTAGAGAGAAAGTGGAAGCAGTCCAAGGGGTCAACCCTGAGAAGCATGTTCCAGCTGTAACCGCAGACGCTAAATGCAGCTATGTCTCCCCTAACATGGGCTCCCCTGAATTATTCCCTCCAACATCCTCTGCCGTGGAAGCAGACCCACCACAAGTAGCCAGGCCCTCTGAAGAAACGCGTTCCAGTGACGGCCAAGAGCACCAGGGCAGCATTCCTGCAGACGCTCAAGTCACACCTCAGACGTCAAACGCTGAAGCGGAGGGCGACGAGAGGTCACCTTCTCGAGCGGCGGACCATCGAGGTGCCCCGGGGACAAAGCCGCACAGGTCCTCCTTTGTGTGGGGGGGTGCGCTGCCTAAAAGCCTGCCGCTGCTGATGGGTTCACACGGCGCGGAGGGCTCTCCCGGTGACACCCAGGGCAGTGCTGTCTGCACCGTGTCCACGGCGGCTCCAGGGCCTGCCGTGTCAGAGCACAGATccacaacaccacactggagATTCCTGGAAGTTCCCTCCACCCTCTCAGCCCCTATCTTTCAGCAAGACAGACTTAACAAAAGAG ATTCAGCAGCTAATGCAAGAAGTGCAGGAGGGTCAGATGGCTGTGGCATCCACCCAGGCCACAAACGAGACCAGCAGGAGACCTGGAATGTCATCAGACAGAGCCTCAGTGAGATGGCCGTGGGGATG GAGAGCAGAGTGTCCATCGCCTTCAGTGCCCCAGCGAGTGGCACGCCAGCGGCAGCACCTCTCCCCGGGGGTAATCGTTTGCGACAGGATTGTCCTCCCTCCAGATCCCTCATCCACCCACGCCATCAGAGCCTCACAACGACGCAGAGCTCTCAGGCCAAACAAGAGTGGCCGAGTGACGACATCCGAGCCCAGATAGCAAAGATTGAGCAGTTTTTGAGCTCAGAGGGG